The genomic segment AGCTGCCATTATTTGGAGATGATATGACTGTTTACATAGACAACAACAACTAAAACAAGTCTGCCTATAAACGATTAGAAATAACAGAAGAGTTTAGCAAGGAGATGGatataagattaatatacaaaagtctgTATTTTATGTACCAGCAGCAAACAATAGACACATAAAGAAATCACCATTTATGAAAGAGAGTatcaaatatctaggaataaatgtAACGATGTATAAGATCTttataggaaaaattataaaatctggagagatataccatattcatggataggaagattCTGTGTTGCAAATAAATCGATTCTCCTCAAATGATTTATAGAGGAAGCAAtttccctatcaaaatcccaacagggtttttcataaaatatttaaagatgactctaaaatttaaatgaaagagaaaaggggcAGGAATAGTGAGAACTCTTCTGAACAAGAAAAACAGGTGAAAAAGGACTTTTTCTACCAGATATCGGAACCTATTAGGAAGCTCTAGTAGTAAAGGAATATGTTACAGGGACAGATAGACAAATTAaccaaaagaatagaaatgagaGCCCTGAAACAGACCCACTTATGTATGAACTCTGGTTACATGACAGAGGTGGCATGTCACATCAGTGGACAATAAAAGGagctgaaaaaaattttgaaaagaatttggTATCATATGTtgaaagaatgaaactggattcctgattcacaccatatataaaaatcaactccacATAGATTAATGACCTGTATGTcaaaaatatagatgaatatattttataccttGGAGCAGGGAGAGATATCTTAAACAATACATGAAAACATTGTCTATAAAAGAATGACAGAGttgatgagattaatatttaaaattttggttcaTCACAAATATGTAAAGGGAGTGAAAAAACAGGCTATAAACTGGatggatatatttataatatatacaatttgtgCAACAAACGATTTGCATAAAGAATGtatagatatgtatgtgtatgtatatgtgcatataaacacatacacagatacacaaaactctcacaaataaataagaaaaacacttcGAACTCAAtcgaaaaatgggcaaaagacacaaacaggcatttcacagaagaggaagcaTGGCCAATAACACAAAGAGATGCTTTATATAACTTGATATCAGGAAATGGCATACCAAGGCCACATGAGCTACTATTTTACACTCTACCTgactggcaaaaattaaaagGTGTTGAAGAGAATACACATTGCTGGTTGGGAATGTTAATTTGTGAACTATTTTGGAACACAGATGTTATTACCTCTTAAAATTAAGGGTGAACACACACCATGAGTCAGCAACTGCACTCTTAGGTACAGTCCTAAAAAAAACTCCTGCACATGTACAACAGTGACTTATAAaaattgttcatagcagcactgttcataATTCTAAAAAACATGGAACCTCAAAGCACATCAACAGGAGCAGATGAGTAAACTGTGGGACATTTACATAATGGTATTCCATTATAAAACAGTCAAAGCAAACGGACTTCAGTGACAAGCAATATGAATGATTCTTAGTAATATAATGTcaggtgaaaaaaaataaatccccagAGTACATACAGCATGATAGACTTCGTATAAATTCAAAACACAACTGAAATTAATAATGAACATGGGCTTCAGGGTGATGGCTGCCTGGGTGAGGGAGGCACTGAGAGAAGGGTGGGGCAAACACATGGGTAGATGCAGGTTATTGTCAAGGTCTGAACTTCGATTTGGGATGATGGCTTCCCCAGTGCTTGTAACATTCATAAAAGTTAATCAACTGATTAACTGGAAGAGGGCCATGCAGAGACAGTTGATCAGAGTCTTTCATGTCCAAGTATTATATTTAATCTAATCATATACACTTGAGGGtcaagtaaaacaaagaaataaaagttcagGATCATACTCCACGGGGTCATTTGTCTCTCACCTGACACAACACACTCCTTCCTCTTCACCTCGCTAATTCCTGTTCACCCTTCGACTCGTCTCTGGTCTCAGCTTCTACACGAGGCCCCACTGCCTGTCTCCACTGCTTCACCCACATCCCGCCTGGGCTGTGCCTCGTGCTCTCACACAACCACGAACACACTACTTCCACTAAGCTGTCCTCCCCGCTATCATGACCATGTGTCTGAGCCTGTGGGTCTATGTGTCACCTGGGCAAACTGTGACGGTTTGCTGAAAAGCACCAGCCAGTGTCACTCCCCTCACCTTTAGCGactttctctgctttctctatCCATCTTGCCAAATCCCGACATGTCTCAGTCTCCAACTCAAACTGGCTCTTTTGGGGGAAGACACAGTGAGTTCCcatccctctgtccctcctcctcttctcctgcccGAACCAGTCTTCCTACCTGCAGTTCTTTCTCCACGCTGAGTGCCAGAGATCTTTCCAAAAGGGACTTCTCTTCACCACCACAGCCCTTCCGTGGTCCCTCCCTGCTTTCAGATTGGTGCAGACCCCTGGCTCTTGCTGGCTCCCATGCTCCCTCACCCTTCTGCACTGCTGTCTCAGGGCCACCTTCACTGAGGGAATGCTCTCAACCCTGCACCCCAAGGACAGGGAGCCACTGTAGTGTGAGCTCTGCTCCTGGACCACATAGTGGACAAACAGGCCAAGCTCCTGAGGCATCTTAACCAGCTCTAGGGTCCCAGCACCTGATACATGGCCTGGCAGGGTGGGCAGCTTCTGCTGGAAGGAGGAGTCTTGTATTCTTTCTGTATATTGTATAAGACCGGTTTTTTTTTGACAGCTTTTGGATTGACACTAATTTTTAAAggtgttttatgtttttgatcTGACTTGGCTGTAACCTCTCCAAGGCTAGTGTCTTGGCTCTTCATGCTGGGCACAGTGCCAGTCCTGGGGCCTCTGCTGATCTCCTGGGGCCTATCAGAACCCATGTTGCTCCCCTATTCTTGAGCTGTCACTTACCGTGTTGAAGTACTCGACACCGGTGGCTTCAAATGCCCTTGCCACAGGCTGGGTTGTGGCCACACAGGCAACAGGGTGACCGTTGCCAATGGATTTGCCCATGGTAACAATGTCTGGGACAAAGTCCTCTCCCTGCAGCTGGAAGGCCCAGAAGTGCTTGCCTACTCGGCCAAAGCCAACCTGGATCTCATCTGCGACAAAGACCCCTCCGGCCCTGTGGATGTGCCTGCGGCAGAGGACAGATGGCTGAtggggggctgtggggagggagatTGGACCAGGAGTCAGGAGATCTTGGggctgaatcctggctctgtcagcAGTAGGTGGGGGGGTCTTGGGCAAATGGCTGGCCTTCTCTgggtcattatttctttaagggCTTTGTCTCAAAATTCTGGCTAGCAGACCAGGCTGACTTGGGATTGGGATTGGAAGAGAGGTTGGGAAACCCCATTACAGCTCTGCCCTCCTTGGGGCAGACCACCTACTCACTCTGCCACTTGGGAGAAGTAGCCAGCAGGGGGAACGATCTGCCCTCCCACACTGGGCAGAGACTCAGCGAAGAAGGCTGCAATCTGTGGACGAGATGCATGTCAGGAATGTTACCACGGAGGTGCTGAGTGACCAGCCCCGCATGCCATGCTGGTGCCAGCTTGGAGCTGGTCCAAGCAGGACAAGTCATCACCATGGCCGAGTCCCTACTTTGGGCTCCACATCACATCTGAGGGTTTGTGACTCAGTTTTCTTTCAGGCCTCAAACCAACTCTCACCACCTGGATGCCTCCAGACTGCTTGTATTTACTTGGCATGCCCTAAACTAGATTCACGGATTTCTCTGCCATAAGTCTGTTCCTTCCCTGCTCTCTGGTGACCAGCACCAcgcccctccctcctgcaccccatCGGTCAACATCTGAACCCactccttcccctctgcctggacaCACCTGCCTCCCGGCAGACCTGCCTGTCTTGGCTCCTGCAGATGCCTTCTAACCGGACACCGCTCCCAGCCCATCTGCCACGGGGCAACAGGGGTGACGCCCCTGTCCTGCGTCAAACCCTCCAGCGACCCCTTTTGCTTACAGCAGTGACTTCCCAACTGTGTTCTGCCTTAGGGCTGCTTCAGAGGCCACTGCTGGGGCAACGGAAGGGCTGATGGGATGGGAAACTGGTCCCTTATCCCTGCTGTgaccagaaaatttttttttctaggttttatggaAGTGGCTGCACAGCCTCTGAAACACATAGGCTGGGCTTCCCTGTTGGGCCCGCGGCCTTTCTAGCCCCACAGCCTGCCCTCCTCATCACACACCCGGCGTTTGGCCCCGCCACCCCGTCAGTGAAGCCTTCCAGAGAGCCCTCGGCCAGTTGCTAACAGCCTCCCTTTACTGTCACCATGGGTGATGtgtctctcctgcctctgcccctctaCCATGCTGCCCCGTCAGGCCTCTCCACCATACGGCCCGCAGGGAAGGAGCAGCCCAGCTGCTCAGCGCACCACTGGGGCCTCTGGCCTCCAGGTCCTGCCTGCGCCAGGCTCGTCGCCCTCAGCCGGGCCATACCCTCGCATGCTCCCCTCTGTGCTGGCTGTCCGCCCAGGATGCCTCTCCTTTGCCACTGCCCACCTCCTGGGAATGGCGGCACctcctccacacccacaccacccACCTGGGCCCTGGCCGCCTAAGAGACACCCAGCCGTGTCTCTGTCCAGGCTCTCACCAGTGGACAACCCCTTGCTGAGTCCCTTGCTcccctcccctgaccctgactcgaggGCCTTGGTCTGCTGCTCTTTGGGTTCCCAGCATCTGGCACACTGGAAGTGACAACAACGGGGATGACGTTCACTCTTTGATGGACTGGACAGGTGTGGACGTGGTTACCTTCCTGCCCTTCTCCTGTGCACTGCTGACCACACGTTTCACCTCATTGGCATAGGCCACAGCTGGATTGGGGTGGTCTTCCCGGTAGGGGCCTCGGTAGGTGTCTGGGAGAGGTGCCTGCGGGGAGTGACAGCACCGTGTCATCCGGGCTTAGGGGTGGGCACCGACCTGTCGCGACTTGGGCAGCGCATACCACGTGGACCCACTCCTTCTGGCCGTCCAGGCTGCGGAACTTGTAGGGACTGATGTCAATCAGGGAGCTCAGGTGACCGTGGTAGGCGCTGGGGAGCACGGAAGGTAGGCTCAGACCAGGCGGGACACACGCCCCGGCCTGGCCCTGACCACTGTCCACCCACCTCCGAAGACACGGGGGGAGGCCGACTCTTCTGATCTGACACAGCCCCCGAGTCTGTGGGCTGAGACAGAGCGTGGGCCTTGGGGTCAGTGGCACTTCCTACAAGGCCGCCTGCTGCCTGCACAGCAGAGGCTGATCACCCAGCCctgcggtccccaagccctgggctgcagaccactACTGCCGCTGCCTcgccgcccacccccacccccgtctgtggaaaaactgtcttccatgaaaccagtccctggtgccaaaacagttggggactgctgatttaacctctctgggttcagttttctcttctgtaaaacggGGAGACTTCTCCTTCAAGGCTCTAATGCATCTTAAATGTGATGATGCTCTAAACCCGGGCCTGGGTCTTATGCTCATAGGTACTCAACACGTGGAAGCTACTGTTAGAACAGTCTGAACATCTAAAAGTTTGCAGGACCAACTCTGACTCCGTTATAAAACGTTCTCTGCTCCCCAGAagctgccctcccctcccagtgGCCCAGGGACAGAGCCTCCAAGGAGGTGTCTCTGGGGTCCTCTGCCTGCCACACTCCCCTTCACCGGCCCAGGCCCTTCATCCTCCCTGCCTAAGGCACCCAAAGCCAAAGCCTCACTGATCCCCAGTAAGCCTGTGGCCTAGGCTTTTGGAAGTGGCAGGGCAGTGACTTGTACTTACTGGTCTAACACCACCACATCTTGGTGTCCTGTGTATCGGCGGGCCAGCCTCAGGGCTAGGTCGTTGGCTTCTGACCTACGACCGAGAAGGTGGGCACAGCTCAGACAGGTGTCCAGGAGCGTCCCACAGAGACACCTTGAGGGCAGGAGCCCTTCTAGCTGCAAGAAGATTCTCAGACATCATTCAGATAATCATTTGGTAACTATCAAATGCCTCCTACGTGCTAGGAGCTGGGGGCAAAACAGTAGATAAAACAGGCCCTGGCGCTCCTGAAACTTACATTCTACTACGTGTCATGAaagccaaaaaaacaaataaagagcGATCATTTTGGTAAGTGCTACAATGGACACATGGGCCAAGGCAGAAGAACCAGAGGAGGGCCTACTTTAGACAGGAGGGCATtagggctgaattgtgttcccccaaactTATgccgaagccctaacccccagtacctcagagtgGCCGGTgtatgtgactgtatttggacataAGGTGATtcaggtaaaatgaggtcattaaagTGGGCCTTAGTCCAAGTGGACTGGTATTCTCATTGGAGGAGGAACTCTGGACACATGGAGCAACAGCAGGGGCATGTGTACATAGGAGAaatgaccatgtgaagacacagcaagaaggtggccgtctgtaagccaaggagagaggccttaaAAGAAACCCaacctgccgacaccttgatctcggacttctagcctccagaactgagaaaataaatttctgttgtttaagccacccagtcagtGGTATTGTGTTATGGCGGCCCTAGCAGACCAACACagagggtcagggaaggcctctatGAGGAGGCAACACCTGACCTGAGTCCCGAGGGAGTggtttccaggcagaggaagcagtATGCACAAAGCCCCATGAAAGAAAACAGCTCGGTGTGCTCAGGAAACCAAGAGAAGACACGCAAGGCCAGGGCCcaaggagggcagggcaggaaatGGGGACACGCAGGGGTCACATTCACAGGCTAGGAAGGAACCTGGCTTTTCTTCTCAGTGCCATGTGATGCCACTGGAGACTGTTAATCAGAGAAGGGACTTCGCTCAGCTCCCATTTTAGGAGGCAGCCTCTGGCTGTGTCTGATGGAGTAGAAGGGAGTGAAAGCAGAAGTGAGAAGACCTGAGAGGTGGATGCCCAGGTGAGAGCAGGTGGTGCCAGGGAGATGGCGAGAGGTGGGTGGGGTTAAGAGACATCCTGGAGATGGACGAGGCAGGATGGATGCAGGGCCATGTGTGTACGTGGCTTCTGCCTTGAGCAGAGACGTAGACGGCAATGCCCTTTACCGGGCACGATGGGGTGGGAGGCGGGGTGGACAGTCTTCTTGGGCAGCTCTGGGGTGGGTGTCCAGGAGCATCAGGGAGAACAGTGGCATGGTCCCACACTGGGCGTTAGTGGAAGACCACCAGCTCTTGCTTGTCTTTGGGACACGTGAAGTTGGAGATGTTCGTCAGATGTCACAAGGGCAGTTAGAACCGAGTCTGGAACACATGGGAAGTGTCCGGGCTTGGGAGTCACCAGTATATGATATTTAACAACACCCAGGGAACGCATGGGATCACGTAAGGAGAGGgctcagagagaaaaatgacCACGAGCAGCCCAGAGGAACAGAGGAGCAGGAGGTGGTAAAGGAGACTGGGCAGGAGTGGCCAGGGAAGCTGGCAGAAACCCAGGGGAGCTCAGTGCCTGGGGAGCACGGGGAGAAGCATTTGCAGACAGTGCTGACTCTGTCAACTACAGCACAGAGATTCCTGGGTTTGGCGACACAGAAGTCACTGGAATCCACATAGGATACATTTGGTGGAGTCAGCCAGTAAGAGCATCGCTTCCTCCACCGCTGGGGAAAGGCTGGCTCCTGCACCCAGCTCCCTGCTCTTCCCAGAGAAGTTACAGGTCTGGCTCCACAGGCTCCTGgtgggtggccctgggcaagctAGTTCCTTCCTTTGAACtgctgtttccttatctgtaaaatgaaattgGTAAATTCCACCTCCTAGAAATTATGTGGGGGATTGATGAATGTAGTACGCAAATggcaatgataataataatcttTACTATACTCTAAACGCCACTACCTATTATTTGTTGGAACGTTCCCTCCCAAATATGCTGTGATCATCTGCCTCTTTGTTTCCACTGCTATTCCCAGCGGAAGCAGCTACCATTGCCTTTTACCTGGCTGCTGAATTGGCACCTAACAGTGTCCATTCTTGCTCTCCCCCTGCCTGGATCGCTTCCCTGATTAAAGCCCTCCAATGGCGTCCCAGTGCTCTCAGGATAAAGACAGCTCCCTGGCTGGGAGGCAAGGCCCTGAGCGGTGGgtcctgcctcccttcccagtGTCAGCTcacaccctcccctctccctcactGGCCTTCCTTCAGCTCAAGTGAGCCAGGGTACCACACACCTTCCTGCTTCAGGGCCtttttgcacaggctgttccgtGTGGTGGCCAACCTTGACAGGAGTATATCCGCTGGAGCGGGCAGTActgttccttcttcctctcctagTTATCTCCTAGTCAGCTCTTAGCTCGGCATCACCtcttcagggaaggcttccctcaCATTCCCAGAACAGGTCAGGTCCCCCCAGTACCTCCAGGCCTCGCTACACCCTGTGCTCTTCCTCCAGACAATGGCCCTCTTTATAATTCTGTATTTCTTTGCAGAATCACTTGATGTTTTCGCTCCTCACTGAGCAAGCTGAGGGCAGAGATTCTGACTGTATCcataaagcagaaataaaggaACGTATTACCTCATTAAGCCCCCAAAATGGTCGTGGAGGGGAGGGAATGGCATCCTTTACTAAGAGACAAGGAAACTGGATCCGACAGAAAAGGCACCAGGGTCCGCGGCTGGGACGTGCAGGAGCCTGGTGCAGCGAGGGCTGCCTCTTCCTGAAGTCCACACTTGGTGGGCTACACTACACCGGGCCCACGTGAGCAACTCTTCGTTGTCGTCTGACCCTCTTGCTGGGGGCTGGCGGCAGTCTACTTACCCGGAATTcaggaaataaaacacacagaGCTTCTCTGGCAGGGTCTCTGACAGCCTCTGCGCGTAATCCACGATGTTGTCGTGCAGGTATCGGCTGTTGGTGTTGAGCACCTGGTTCTGTTCATGTGCTGCTTGGACCACGAGAGGGTGGCAGTGCCCAACTGGAAGAGGGCCACCTCCATCACACGGCCACTCTGCTCAGCCAGTCCCACCaaacctcccccagccccatgcTGTAAACCCCGCAAGGAGAcacagggagggagaggtggcAAGGGGAGTGTGAaggcagagggggagagagagatgccaGTTCCGGAAAGGGAGACCTAGAAAAGGAGTCCCTGAGATTCTGGCAGAAGGAAAAGGTTCTCTGGCAGATACCCTACCTAGCCCATGTCATTGAGGAGGCCTCTTGAGGCCTTCTGCTTGACAAAAGGAAGGGGTAGGAGGTGACCATCATCAACAGGTTTGACTTCACCAGCCAGTGGGGGCCCGAGGTAATCTTGAGTGCCAGAGGCCAAGGATAATGACAACAGTGAACATGAATTGAGagctcaccatgtgccaggcaagTTACATGAATTAACACACATAATTCTCCAAAACACCTTGAGGTGGGTACCTAGTATTATCatgtctattttacagatgaacaaactgaggcacagagaattaagtaatttgcccaagaacaCAAAGTCACTAAGTGGGGCACAGGGACCTGAGCCCAAGCAGTCTCGGACTAGAGCCCCTGCTCTGAACCTCTGCTGAGTCGCCGCCTGCCTTTCCTTCCATCAGCTCTGGCAGCCCCGCCCGGAGGACTGAGTTCCGACTTCAGCACCTGAGACGGTCAGTAGGGAGGAAACCCTGCCATGACACTGACAACATGCTGCGTTGCTGGTCATAGCTGGGCTGTTCGCCACCCTCTGAGCTCGTCATCAGTCCTAAGTGGAACTGGCCCCACAGGCCTAGAACTCTGACTTCTGCCTGGCTTAGCACAACTCTGGCTTGGAGACTTCTATAGCTACATCACAAAGACTGGGCCTCCTCTGCACACGGGTGGTGCCTCAGCTTCACCGCGCTTCTTCACACTTCTCTGCAACCTCAGAGTCACCTTGGGACCAGGctcacagcctcagcctcctctcctACCCTGCAGACCCAAGGTGTGATACTGACCGTGAGCCACGTTGTTGATGCAGTCCAGGTACTCTGCCCCCCACTCGTCGTACATGTACTGCCCGTGGCCCCGGACAATCTTAACAGGATCCTCAGGAAAAAAGAGTCTGCAGGAAGAGCTGTGGGGACAGGCAAGGAGTGGACAGCCATGTCTGAAAACCTGAAGGGAGAAGTCCACCATCAcaggcctcccccaccccttcccagttTGCGGAAAGGACAAAAGCGTGAAGGGCAAGGTGCTGCTTCCCCGTCTCGTCTCCCTACTCCGTATGTGGCTGCAAAGGAGGAAACGGTTGGGGTAAGAAGTTGCTGAAGCTTAAGACTGTTTCTTAAGTCACGCTACG from the Eulemur rufifrons isolate Redbay chromosome 7, OSU_ERuf_1, whole genome shotgun sequence genome contains:
- the PHYKPL gene encoding 5-phosphohydroxy-L-lysine phospho-lyase isoform X3, whose protein sequence is MVDFSLQVFRHGCPLLACPHSSSCRLFFPEDPVKIVRGHGQYMYDEWGAEYLDCINNVAHVGHCHPLVVQAAHEQNQVLNTNSRYLHDNIVDYAQRLSETLPEKLCVFYFLNSGSEANDLALRLARRYTGHQDVVVLDHAYHGHLSSLIDISPYKFRSLDGQKEWVHVAPLPDTYRGPYREDHPNPAVAYANEVKRVVSSAQEKGRKIAAFFAESLPSVGGQIVPPAGYFSQVAEHIHRAGGVFVADEIQVGFGRVGKHFWAFQLQGEDFVPDIVTMGKSIGNGHPVACVATTQPVARAFEATGVEYFNTFGGSPVSCAVGLAVLDVLEKEQLQAHAARVGSFLMELLWQQKAKHPIIGDIRLKENYILLSTDGPGRNVLKFKPPMCFTLDDARHVVAKLDAILTDMEEKVRSCETLRLQL
- the PHYKPL gene encoding 5-phosphohydroxy-L-lysine phospho-lyase isoform X4; translated protein: MVDFSLQVFRHGCPLLACPHSSSCRLFFPEDPVKIVRGHGQYMYDEWGAEYLDCINNVAHVGHCHPLVVQAAHEQNQVLNTNSRYLHDNIVDYAQRLSETLPEKLCVFYFLNSGSEANDLALRLARRYTGHQDVVVLDHAYHGHLSSLIDISPYKFRSLDGQKEWVHVAPLPDTYRGPYREDHPNPAVAYANEVKRVVSSAQEKGRKIAAFFAESLPSVGGQIVPPAGYFSQVAEHIHRAGGVFVADEIQVGFGRVGKHFWAFQLQGEDFVPDIVTMGKSIGNGHPVACVATTQPVARAFEATGVEYFNTFGGSPVSCAVGLAVLDVLEKEQLQAHAARVGSFLMELLWQQKAKHPIIGDIRGVGLFVGVDLIKDEATRTPAMEEADYLVSRWPWKERPEV
- the PHYKPL gene encoding 5-phosphohydroxy-L-lysine phospho-lyase isoform X5, which gives rise to MVDFSLQVFRHGCPLLACPHSSSCRLFFPEDPVKIVRGHGQYMYDEWGAEYLDCINNVAHVGHCHPLVVQAAHEQNQVLNTNSRYLHDNIVDYAQRLSETLPEKLCVFYFLNSGSEANDLALRLARRYTGHQDVVVLDHAYHGHLSSLIDISPYKFRSLDGQKEWVHVAPLPDTYRGPYREDHPNPAVAYANEVKRVVSSAQEKGRKIAAFFAESLPSVGGQIVPPAGYFSQVAEHIHRAGGVFVADEIQVGFGRVGKHFWAFQLQGEDFVPDIVTMGKSIGNGHPVACVATTQPVARAFEATGVEYFNTFGGSPVSCAVGLAVLDVLEKEQLQAHAARVGSFLMELLWQQKAKHPIIGDIRWPWKERPEV
- the PHYKPL gene encoding 5-phosphohydroxy-L-lysine phospho-lyase isoform X1; translation: MVDFSLQVFRHGCPLLACPHSSSCRLFFPEDPVKIVRGHGQYMYDEWGAEYLDCINNVAHVGHCHPLVVQAAHEQNQVLNTNSRYLHDNIVDYAQRLSETLPEKLCVFYFLNSGSEANDLALRLARRYTGHQDVVVLDHAYHGHLSSLIDISPYKFRSLDGQKEWVHVAPLPDTYRGPYREDHPNPAVAYANEVKRVVSSAQEKGRKIAAFFAESLPSVGGQIVPPAGYFSQVAEHIHRAGGVFVADEIQVGFGRVGKHFWAFQLQGEDFVPDIVTMGKSIGNGHPVACVATTQPVARAFEATGVEYFNTFGGSPVSCAVGLAVLDVLEKEQLQAHAARVGSFLMELLWQQKAKHPIIGDIRGVGLFVGVDLIKDEATRTPAMEEADYLVSRLKENYILLSTDGPGRNVLKFKPPMCFTLDDARHVVAKLDAILTDMEEKVRSCETLRLQL
- the PHYKPL gene encoding 5-phosphohydroxy-L-lysine phospho-lyase isoform X6; amino-acid sequence: MPLFSLMLLDTHPRAAQEDCPPRLPPHRARSEANDLALRLARRYTGHQDVVVLDHAYHGHLSSLIDISPYKFRSLDGQKEWVHVAPLPDTYRGPYREDHPNPAVAYANEVKRVVSSAQEKGRKIAAFFAESLPSVGGQIVPPAGYFSQVAEHIHRAGGVFVADEIQVGFGRVGKHFWAFQLQGEDFVPDIVTMGKSIGNGHPVACVATTQPVARAFEATGVEYFNTFGGSPVSCAVGLAVLDVLEKEQLQAHAARVGSFLMELLWQQKAKHPIIGDIRGVGLFVGVDLIKDEATRTPAMEEADYLVSRLKENYILLSTDGPGRNVLKFKPPMCFTLDDARHVVAKLDAILTDMEEKVRSCETLRLQL
- the PHYKPL gene encoding 5-phosphohydroxy-L-lysine phospho-lyase isoform X2 → MAAARRAKADTLALRRRLLSSSCRLFFPEDPVKIVRGHGQYMYDEWGAEYLDCINNVAHVGHCHPLVVQAAHEQNQVLNTNSRYLHDNIVDYAQRLSETLPEKLCVFYFLNSGSEANDLALRLARRYTGHQDVVVLDHAYHGHLSSLIDISPYKFRSLDGQKEWVHVAPLPDTYRGPYREDHPNPAVAYANEVKRVVSSAQEKGRKIAAFFAESLPSVGGQIVPPAGYFSQVAEHIHRAGGVFVADEIQVGFGRVGKHFWAFQLQGEDFVPDIVTMGKSIGNGHPVACVATTQPVARAFEATGVEYFNTFGGSPVSCAVGLAVLDVLEKEQLQAHAARVGSFLMELLWQQKAKHPIIGDIRGVGLFVGVDLIKDEATRTPAMEEADYLVSRLKENYILLSTDGPGRNVLKFKPPMCFTLDDARHVVAKLDAILTDMEEKVRSCETLRLQL